In Rhodothermia bacterium, the sequence GATCTTTTAAACTTTACTTTTTAGGGCTTATTCAGGATGCGGTTATTTGGGCTATCCATTCTTTGGTTTTTAGGACTAACGTTGGTACATGCGCAACCGCGTAAAGTGGCGAACATTTCCTTCCAGCGTCGGGATGATCAGATCGTATTGACCTATGACTTGATCGGGAAACCGAAAAGCAAATATCGGGTTGAACCTTATATTTCGCTTGATGGCGGCGTTTCGAGGCTCAAATTGACGTCTGTTGAAGGTGATACGGGGAAGGATATTTCTATAGGGATGCAAAAGCAGATGGTTTGGGACGTGTTTAAAGATTTTCCGGAAGGCATTCAGAGCGATCAAGTGGTGTTTTTGATTGAGGCTTATGAGCCGAGACCAAAGTGGATGTATGGCGCTGGCGCAACAGTCTTTGTTTCGGGTGTGGGATGGTTTTTATGGCGAATTACAACCGCATTACCAAATCCACCACCGAAACCTACTACTACTTCTCATTGAAAAATAACCTTATGAAGAAGACCTTCCTTTTCCTTTTTTGTGTTTTTTTCTGGATGATGCCAGGGCCAGTGGCTTTTTCGCAGAAAAAAATGATTGGCCAATCTCCGCTTTATGCCATTCGCATGGTTCCCGATAAGACACCTCCGGTGGTTTATTTTGTAAGCCCGAAACTCAATTTACGTGAAGCTGTTCAGGTCTTTCGTCCAGTTCTGGGGGTTCAGGGATATTTACAAGACGAGAATGTCATTACGTCCTTAAAATTAAATGGAGCAACTTTACCTGTCTCCGAGGATGGTACGTTTACGGCACAAATTCGGTTAACGAAGGGCGAAAATGTGCTTTCGATCGAAGCTATAGACTTAAAAGGTAACGTTCTTCGCGAGGCATACCCCTTAATCTTGCTGACGGATACCGAGCCTCCCGTTGTTGAATTGGCGCCTCGGCTACAATCTGGCACGCCTTTTCGAACTCATGCAGCACAATTTACCTTAACGGGACAAGTCAAAGATGAAAATGACCTCCGCCATCTGAAAGTAAATGGTGTCTCTGTTGCCATACAGGAATCGAATTTCCAAACGAGTTTTGCCTTATCAAAAGGTAAAAACGATGTAAAAGTAGAGGCTGAAGACGCCTTTGGAAACCGTTTTGAAGCAAATTATGAGATCATCGCAGAGGACTCTTCTACCAATATTGCAGCCCCTGTCATTACGCTGATTGAACCAGAATTGGAAGCAATTAGGGGAATGGGTGGGAAGGTAACGGTCAGGGGCGATTCTTTGTTGATTAAAGGTATTGCCACCGATGACCGCCAAGTAACAACGGTCTTAGTGAACGGGAAACCTGTTGCCCTTCAAGCGAATGGCTATTTTAAAACGAAATTGGCTTTATCTGAAGGCGAAAATACGGTTGTTGTTTATGCGCAAGACAATGACGGAAATTTGGCACAGCAAGCCTTTCTGGCAGATCGTCCCGCAAAGGTCTTGGGTCGCACGGGTCAGGATTATGCCTTATTGATCGCAACAGATCAGTACGACGAGTGGCAGTCTTTGAACAATCCGGGCAAAGATG encodes:
- a CDS encoding caspase family protein, which codes for MKKTFLFLFCVFFWMMPGPVAFSQKKMIGQSPLYAIRMVPDKTPPVVYFVSPKLNLREAVQVFRPVLGVQGYLQDENVITSLKLNGATLPVSEDGTFTAQIRLTKGENVLSIEAIDLKGNVLREAYPLILLTDTEPPVVELAPRLQSGTPFRTHAAQFTLTGQVKDENDLRHLKVNGVSVAIQESNFQTSFALSKGKNDVKVEAEDAFGNRFEANYEIIAEDSSTNIAAPVITLIEPELEAIRGMGGKVTVRGDSLLIKGIATDDRQVTTVLVNGKPVALQANGYFKTKLALSEGENTVVVYAQDNDGNLAQQAFLADRPAKVLGRTGQDYALLIATDQYDEWQSLNNPGKDAQTLADLLQNQYGFKTEVLKNPTKEAFLLKIREYMRRSFSDGDQLFIFVAGHGSFDEVEQSGYVVTKDSRLLDVVRSSYISQNYLRETVEKIPANHVFLVMDVCFGGTFDPNLALASDRGEAPILQAERAAFIQRELQFKTRQFLTSGGKEYVSDGAPEGHSPFTGKLIEALKNHSQTGDIVTIPRLYGYLETLHPKPVLGAFGTNQIRSNFLFIPKVGN